The Nyctibius grandis isolate bNycGra1 chromosome 31, bNycGra1.pri, whole genome shotgun sequence genomic interval CTTTCACACTCATCTACCTTAAAGCATTCATGCCCTGAGGAACCATTGAAACTGTGTTAGCAGTATCTTTGCTTGGCTGAAAAGAACAAGATCTTACCAGTGTCTGCCACAGTGTAAATAGATTTTGTTTGTGTCTTTTAATAACTGAGCTGATATATTAAGTTAGGACTAAATCTGATTTTCCTATTAACTTGATATAAATGTGTATCCTCTCTGGTTTCAGCCACATTGTGAATCATCTTGTGAGAGCGAAGTGCAAAGAAGTGACTCTCCATAAAGATGGACCTCTAGGAGAGACTGTCTTGGAATGTTATAACTGTGGATGTCGTAATGTCTTTCTCCTTGGCTTCATTCCAGCTAAGGCAGACTCCGtggttgttttgctgtgcaGGTGAGAGAATGCCTTTGTTGGCATGTTTGTGCCAAGTTTATTGCATAACCTCATTTCTAAAGGGCAACACTTGCTTTCATTTGGtaccaaaacacattttatgcTCTGATTTGCCACCATTGCATGATAAACCTCTTTTTACACTTCACACAGTAGACTCTTTCTTACACTTGtctaatttaataatttttttcaatgttttggTTGTGCAGGCAGCCATGTGCCAGTCAGAGCAGTTTAAAGGATATTAATTGGGACAGTTCACAGTGGCAGCCTCTTATCCAAGATCGCTGTTTCCTTTCATGGCTGGTAAAGATTCCATctgagcaggagcagctgagagcacGTCAGATTACAGCGCAGCAGATTAACAAACTGGAAGAACTTTGGAaggtctgtgctgcttttcaaatACTGATTATGTTTTACCAAGTGctaattttgtgtttttatgaaggagggagaagactGTTTTAGCAACTGTTTAAGGCAGGGAACATACTTAAATCACAGGAGGTTTAAATCCTGCAGATTTGAGGAGCAGTGCAACTGGGAATTGATTAAAGGGTTAAGGAGATTGTTCATTAAAGCAGGAAAGTTTCATCCTTAGGTTCTTCAGCTCTGGTCGAGGGCACTGTCAGGCAAtctgaaaaaacagctttccttCCCCATAGCAAGTCTCTCACTTGTTAGTGCTTTATGTGATGACTACCTGAACAGGGAACTATTAGTCCATGCTTGGTATTCAGTTACTGCTTTTTGAGAAGTTTTTCTTTACATCCTTTAATGCATAAAAAACCTGACTGGATGTGAGTGAGCATGACATATAATCTCGTGGTGTAGTTTTAATGGTTTGTTGCACCTTGATGTAACTTTCTGTAGTAGTAAAACAGGGTATTATCAGTCCTGTTGCACAGTGAGAGCTTGTCACTTGTTTGTACTTCAAACTTTGAAACATTTGTGCTTTAAATTCTAGGAAAATCCATCTGCAACCCTTGAGGACTTAGAAAAGCCTGGTGTCGATGAAGAACCACAGCATGTCCTGCTTAGATATGAAGATGCTTATCAATACCAAAATATATTTGGTCCTCTAGTCAAGCTTGAGGCAGACTATGACAAGAAACTCAAGGAGTCTCAGGTAATATGCTTGAAATATGCCTGTTTGAGGGGACTTCTGACCAGTTCTCTGGTATGAAACACATGGTCACTGTTACCAGCATATGTATATAAGAGATGCCTTTTCTTTACCATTAGACCCAAGATAACATCACAGTCAGATGGGACCTGGGCTTGAACAAGAAAAGAATTGCTTATTTCACTTTGCCAAAGACTGATTCAGGTAATGACAGCTTGATTGTATgttttgtctgggtttttttatgccTGGTGAATAACATCGGTGTTTAAAGAACTGTGATGATCTGGCGTGGGATATGAGAATAGTTCTGTaagttttttgtgttgttttgagTATtcagagtggttttttttccttcctttgtagATATGCGTCTTATGCAAGGAGATGAGATCTGCTTGAGGTATAAAGGAGACCTGGCCCCTTTATGGAAAGGAATTGGTCATGTTATCAAAGTTCCTGATAGTATCCTTAGTGAGCCTTCAGGAAGGCTCAGCTAAAGGCTGAAGTCTCTCTGAGAAATCAGTGCATGTgtataaaagtaattttgagaTCATTCGAATTTGTCATGGGGGATCtgctaaaaaaatcaaaattgggaagaataaaattcaaatttttgCTATAGATTACTACTTAACAAGGTTCTACAGATTATGGTGACGAGATAGCCATTGAGCTGAGGAGCAGCGTTGGAGCGCCTGTGGAAGTTACTCATAACTTCCAAGTGGATTTTGTATGGAAGTCTACTTCGTTTGACAGGTACTGAGAAAGCACTTCAAACCTTGGCAGATAGTGGGGGCAGGTGGTGTATATTTTTCCTTAACCTTCAGTGGGAATTTTTGAACAAGCCATTGTTTAATAACACTAGCAATCAGAAATCTGATTATGCCGAATGTTTCAAGTCTATGAACACGACATCTGTTTCATAGAGCAACAGGCCTATCTTTtattagaaatggaaataatctGAATGCCATCAAACTGtcaatttttctcattttgaaggCACGCTTAAGGTTTGTTGTAAATACATTAAGGTAATGCATAAACCAAAGAGGTGAAATTTACCTTATGTTTAGTAATACTTGGAATGTTAGAAGAAAAACTGGTTTGTAGTTCAGATTTGTGCCTGATGTCTGATTAACCTTTGTGTAGGACACTCGTGGTTAGTTGTCTTTGAGgtcatactgattttttttctgtccttcctcGTTTCAGAATGCAGAGTGCTTTAAAAACATTCGCTGTGGATGAGACTTCAGTGTCTGGGTACATCTATCACAAACTGTTAGGTCACGAGGTAGAAGATGTAATTATTAAATGCCAGTTGCCAAAGCGCTTTACAGCACAAGGACTTCCTGATCTCAACCATTCTCAGGTAATCTCATCTCCTTTTTACTAAATGAAAAGAATATGATAAAAGATTTATGAATAGAGGTTGAACAACTTTGTAACTTCCTATGCATTGAATGctaaatagcaataaaaaaaatctttataggTTTATGCTGTGAAGACTGTCCTGCAGCGTCCTCTGAGCCTTATTCAGGGTCCCCCTGGTACTGGAAAAACAGTGACATCAGCCACAATCGTTTATCATCTGGCTAGACAGGGCAATGGGTAAGAACTGTTCTCTCTGTCTTTGAGGTTAATTTATTAATGGTCAAAGaattaacttaattttaaaaattaaaataatttgtatcgTTGAACTAAAAAAGTTCTCTAGAAGTATATTTTTCTGGGGAGACTTTtgcttatttcagaaaatattcttcctcAGCATATTTTTAGGGGATATGTGTCGTAACACATGGTTTTATTACAATTCTAGTGGAAAAAAGTTTACAGCTCATTGAAACTTACTTTTTcgttaatttttttcaaggcCTGTGTTAGTCTGTGCTCCGAGTAATATAGCTGTAGATCAACTGACTGAGAAGATCCATCAGACTGGGCTGAAAGTGGTTCGTCTGTGTGCTAAAAGTCGTGAGGCAATTGACTCTCCTGTATCCTTCTTGGCATTGCATAACCAGATCAGAAACATGGATAGGTAAGAAATGGTTGAGGGGGGCAGGGGAACGAAAAACCAACTTAAGTGTTGTGATGGGCATGACTGATGAACTGTGTAATCCTACCAAGTTGTTAATTACACCATAaagcaaaattcctttttttgcagCATGCCAGAGCTTCAGAAACTGCAACAGCTTAAAGATGAAACTGGAGAACTGTCATCTGCTGATGAGAAACGTTACCGTGCACTGAAACGAACGGCAGAGCGTGAATTACTTATGGTGAGGGTCCATCAGTTCTAGCAGCTTAAATAATTGCTTTCTGCCACTTGAGGCGTAGCTGGAATTGGCTGGTGGAGATCAGAGTACAATTTAACTTCTGGGGGGAGTCCTGGAATGGTGTTGAATACTCTTCCACGTAGAAGTATTGTCCATTGGTGTCCTACTTGATTAATGTCAGTTGCATTTGTGTTGCAGAATGCAGATGTGATCTGTTGCACGTGTGTGGGAGCTGGTGATCCAAGACTTGCAAAAATGCAGTTTCGCTCCATTCTGATTGATGAAAGCACGCAGGCGACTGAGCCAGAGTGCATGGTGCCCGTTGTCCTGGGAGCAAAACAGGTAGGAGCCATTggattacattaaaaaaatagtttataaatAGAGGAAGTATCATCAAGCAGTAACATTCACAGTGTAGGCATGCAGGGGATACAAAATCCTTTCCTTTCATGGAAGACGCTTCCATAATATAGATCTAAACGACTTTATTTTGTGTGAGTCCTGTTAGTTTTCTGTTTCCGTGGTATAATCTTTGCCTAGAACACGATGGTTCTGTTGGAACAATCTGGAGACTGAataagattttgaaaatgatCAGCTGAGAAGCTAGTTGACACTAAAGGTTTGTAAGCCTTAGATTAGATCTGAAGCTTGTTACAAGTCAGACTGATTAGTTCctaatatattttatagtaggatattgctgctgtttctagCTGTTGGGcaagtttcagaaaacaaaacctgataCCTACAAACTTCCTTTTCCACAGCTTATTCTTGTGGGCGACCACTGCCAGCTTGGGCCCGTTGTGATGTGTAAAAAAGCTGCCAAGGCTGGCCTGTCCCAGTCTCTGTTCGAGAGGCTCGTGGTGCTGGGGATCCGCCCGATCCGCCTGCAGGTGCAGTACCGCATGCACCCCGCGCTCAGCGCGTTCCCATCCAACATCTTCTACGAGGGTTCACTCCAGAATGGTGTTACTGCAGGTAAGCAAGAACAGCACTTCTGCAAATTACCTCCTTTTCCATTCGTTAAGGATCAAAGGAAGGATTCTTTAATCTAGACGAGGGGTTTTTAATACATTCACTTAAAAAGAGAATTGCTGCTGCACTTAGTTTGGAGTCTTTAAGATGCTTTGATATGAAAATGACTGTTCTGGCTAGTAAGGCAgtgctaactttttttttttttacttatttttgtgcTCTTCAGCGGACcgtgtgaaaaaaggttttgatttcCAGTGGCCACAGCCAGATAAGCCAATGTTTTTCTATGTTACACAAGGACAGGAAGAAATTGCCAGCTCAGGCACCTCTTATTTGAACAGGTAAACAAAATTCAACACTGATATATAAACTTACACTGGGACCAAGTAATTTTAAGGATCTCAAATGTAAAGGAGATTGTTAAATGAATCTGCTAGTAATCCTCTGACATCCCTTGGAGACAGTCACAATTACTGAAGTCAAGTCAAAGTGCAaagtcttttttaataaaagctgcCATCAAAGAGTGCAGGCCGAGCTGTGTTTTGGAGTTGATTTGCCTTAGGCTCCCTTTACAGTAAACGAAGAGAAAAAGGCATCTCCAGTGGGAGCAGTTCAGATCTTAAGAGGGTTTGAAGTGCTCTGGGGAGGTGTGTGTTTTCCTTCACTGGTAGCATAAGGAGCATGGGACAATTAAGTGCCTAATACACAGGATGAATGTGGGCCAGCAAGTAAACTGACTGCAGTTGCAGCAGGAAATGCTGATCAAGTCCCATTTTGAAGCCAAAAATCCCAATTTCAAAGCAGAGGCCTAAGTCTTAGATTTTGGAGGGTGTGTGAAAGGGATGAGAATgtaattccttttttctgtcttttttttctgcacattcCAACTTCTTTTTCAAAGAGTGAGCTTAAAACATTTTGCTCCTCTTGATCATATGCATTTGTTCATGTGcctgaaagcaaaaccagaccaacttatgaaaaatatctgctgtgatatttttaatatctgtctTGTTTCATGAACAGCATGTGCAAGACTGCTGAATGCAGCAAGTCAGATTGTGCACAAACAAATGGCACAATAGTTGGCTGACAGGGAGATTGGCATTAAAAACATTctatatttaaaactttaagATAAAGCAACTGAAGGATCTGTTTGCACAGCAGGCTGGAACACTTTTAATTATCTCACTCAAAGTATGCGTGTATGTTTAACTCTACTAAGGAAGTTCCATTTCAGAATGATGGCCACGCTGAATTTTGCTCTTCCAGGAGGTGTAGTCGTGTTCTGAGAAGGTGGAGGTACACGTGAGGAGAAATTTGTGTCATTCTGAGATGTTTTTTGAGGTGTGGGCTCTTGCCTGTATTCTTCTGGCTGAGAATATCTGTGTATGGCCTAAGTCAAGAGGTGATAGTGGTGAATGGTTCTGCAGAGCTTAAGCTGAATTAATCATAGTGCTCAAGCAATGCAGTGTAAAACTGATCTTCTTCTTGAAGTAGCCTTTCTGACAAAAGGCTAGCACAGCACACATCTTAAAAGTGTTTTAGACCCAATAAATTGCACAAAGTTAGACTTAATGGTGTGATTCTCCTCAGATAAACAAATCTCTCTCTCTAGGACGGAAGCTGCCAATGTGGAGAAGATAACTACCAAGCTGTTGAAAGCTGGTGCCAAACCAGATCAGATTGGCATTATTACTCCTTACGAAGGTCAACGATCCTATCTGGTGCAGTACATGCAGTTCAGTGGCTCCTTGCATACAAAGCTCTACCAGGTACAGAGTCATTGCAGAAACGAGAACACTTGGATGCAGAGAAGCCAGAAGAGTCAGATACTGTGAAACAtcacagtgttttcattttcagtctgGCTGCTTAGGTGTCAGTCTGTGTTTAGTAATTTTTGAGTTTTTCAATTGATTGTGGTTAAAATAgatgaggaagaagagtttAAGAGGTATCAAATGCCACTAAGTGTCAGGGGAGCTGTTGGCCAGATGAAGGAGAAAGCCCTGTTAAGGTCTCTGAAAGCTTTAGTGAGTCCATCCTCTGAGGACTCCTTGAGGCACAGAAGGGAGAGGTCATTAGTGCTTCAGCTGTGGAAAAGCTTCAGTCAGCTTGTGCCTTAGATAAAAGCATCAAGCCAAGAGACGTGCAGGAAACCAAGCTCCATAAATCCTGATGGTCATACTGTTTATTTGCTTGGGAATATGTTCTCCCATCAGTGGAACTACTCCACCAAACACTAAAATCTGTTGCTACAAACAAGGTGGTTGTAGGTTTAATATAGTCTCTTTTGCAATATTGAGAACTTGGTCAGTGTTTTCACTGAAGGAAAACTTGGTGGAAATACTTTTAGTTCTGCCAGGAATGATCTGTCCCTCTGATTCAGGTTTCTCGGTagctgggagcagcagtgctAATTTGGAGCTGTCTTACTACGAGGTTTTGGAATAGTCAGAAGACTTTTTGGCAACATACCTACAAAAAGGATGCTTTCCATAGTGCAAATGCCAGCTTGGGGGAAATGTGAGAACCGTAAAGCAGTGAACATAAAAGTAATTTGTCCTAAACTGAGACTGACTGTTCTGCTTTAGGGGAAACTATTTAGTGACCAGTGGAATTATCAAATCATTCgtcattacaaaaataacatttttgccAAATGAGGGGAACTGCTAGTGCATGGCCAACACGTTTTGTAATGCGTGTTGGTGGCATAACTGTTTTGCCCTGTGCTTGTGTGATTTacatgttttcctctgtttcaggAAGTGGAAATTGCAAGTGTGGATGCCTTCCAGGGACGAGAGAAGGACTTTATTATCCTTTCTTGTGTGAGAGCCAACGAACACCAAGGAATAGGGTTTCTGAATGACCCCAGGCGTCTTAATGTAGCTCTTACAAGAGCAAGGTGAAGTAAAATTGGGCAAATTTTTACCTATTCTAGACTCCTAATTCGGTCTGCTAAAGCATCGATACAGTCCCACTAACAGAAGGTCTGTGTTTTGTGGGTAGCAGCCCCATTCCCCACCCAGCTTAAGGGAGCCTTGAGTGATTTCCACATTCCCTACAATTTACAAGAGCAATCTCAACCTAATCAGTGTTACCTTTTGGCATCAGTAGTTTGTGGAAGCTGCCATGGTGTTCCCCTTTGTTTGCAGGACAGAACTCTTCCCTCCATCTGCTGCTTTATGCCTTCCAGCAAccattttttttaccattttgctTCTCTTAAAATGGATTTGATTACTGAGCAGGGTCATGTGGAGTCAGTACTATGTTGGTTGGCTTCCTTGGTTTCTGCAAGCTTTAAACCAGTACAGTGTGGTTCGTTGAGCACACGGAGGTGTTTGGCAAGCCTGCAAAAGGAAGCTTGTGATTATTGAGAAACTGGCTGCAGCCATCTCCTTCCAAGTGTTTTGTCATGCTACAGAAATCATCTGCTGTAAACAAAACAATTGTGGCTGTCTCCTACACCTGCGGTCgtgggctgctgctgggtgccTGGATTTACTGCAAAAGAGACTGACTTCGAGGCTGTTCTGACATTAATTTGTAACATGGCTTTATTTTTAGTCCAAGTTAATTTAGTTGCTGCCTGCTGTTGTACAGGTATGGAGTAATTATCGTTGGGAACCCGAAAGCGCTGTCTAAACAACCACTTTGGAATCACCTGCTGAATTACTACAAGGAGCAGAAGGTTCTGGTGGAGGGACCACTGAATAACCTCCGGGAAAGCCTCATGCAGTTCAGCAAGCCCCGGAAACTCGTCAACACCATCAACCCAGTAAGTTGACCTCTGCTGTCTTTCAGATGTTTGTAGCATGAAGCACTTGGGGGTTGATTGATCAATTATAAATGGATGGAGTAAACAGTCACCCACATAACTTCACACCCCCATAACTGTCTATTTTTGTTGCCTGGTTAATGCAGTGTGACCCAAGTCAGCGGCTGCTTCAGCTGTTTCCAAGTTGAGCACTTGTAGAAAAACCATTTTGGTgcttttttattgctctttatTTACTGCAAAATGTTATGGGGGGTAACTTCTGAGGTGGATGAAACATAAAGTAACTTTTGTGGAGAAATGACAAGCTCATGAGGCATGTGTACTTAATAGCATTGTCCTTGAATCCTCAACCTGCAAGTTTTATACTTAGTCCTTTAACATAAGTCATCATTTGGGGGTGGAATCTTGTCAGTCATCACAGAAGGATGGTGGTAGGAATAGAGCAAGGGCAGAGCTATCATCAGAGCCTCAAAATAGGCTGAAAATTCATCATGTTTCACAGTTCAAGATAGGCTGCCTatagaatctttttttcttgttgtcaTGATGTAGTTGAAATGATAATTGGGTGTTTTCCATGTATTAGAACTAGTTAGTTTCCTCAGCACTTGTAAACTGTGCATTACCTGGGGAGTTTAACtggatttttactgaaaataactCACACTGAAGTTGCAGTGCAAAGTTTTCTGCACAGAGGCTTTGAATAACTCCTGTCATGTTTCCAGGGTGCCCGTTTCATGACGACTGCCATGTATGATGCACGTGAGGCCATTATTCCAGGATCTGTCTATGACCGGAGCAGTCAAGGTAAAGGAGCTGTCAAAACTAACACCTTTAgagatgtttgggtttttttctcaactAGTCCTTGGGGTATGGTGTCTTCACCAGACTTCAAACTTTAAATGtttgaagagaaaatacagaatttaagaGCTGAAAACGTTTGGTGTGCCTGGGTGAACGCTGAACTAGAAATATTGGTGGTTCTTGGCAGTGGTAGACCTGTCCTTCTAATTTTTGGTTCTGATTTACCCTGCTCGCAAGTTACTGTTAAAAGCAAGAATatgaattgatttttaaatatttgggaTGCCTGAAATCGTGGTggcttttcctcccctccccaggtcgCCCATCCAACATGTACTTCCAAACCCACGACCAGATCGGGATGATTAGTGCTGGCCCCAGCCACGTCACTGCTATGAACATTCCTATCCCCTTCAACCTCGTGATGCCACCGATGCCACCACCGGGATACTTTGGCCAGGCTAACGGACCAGCCGCAGGTACGGGGGCAAGGGGGAGATGGGACAAAAGCCACATGTTGGGTGTGAAGTTGGAGAATGGTTTTTGCTACTcttgcagcagtgctggtgagAGTAGATAATGATGTGATTGTGAGTAAATCTGAGGTGTACAGAGTACAGTAAACAGAACAGCACTGCAGCCTCCAGTGAGCATCCCTTTGCCATGTCTGCGCTGGTGGTTCTGCCTTTGAGTTCATATAAAACGTTGCCTCTTGTGAGTGATCAAGTCTTTACCAAAACAGTTAATTCTCACGTGTTTGCGTGTGTAAGACTTCTCACTGTTGGGGTAAACACTTTTCCAGGACGTGGGGCACCAAAAGGAAAGACTGGTCGTGGTGGGCGCCAGAAAAATCGTTTTGGGATTCCTGGAACTAGTCAGTCAAACCTTCCAAATAGTCAAGCGAGCCAAGATGTGGTGTCCCAGCCTTTCTCCCAGGGTCCACTGACTCAAGGGTATATCTCCATGAGTCAGCCATCACAGATGAGTCAGCCTGGGCTCTCCCAACCAGAATTATCCCAGGTAAGCAGAATTTGATGTGTAGTTTGCTCTTTGTCCTGGGTTTTGTGTCGGTGGTCTGTGTGCGTGCGTGTCCTTGTTCACTAGTACTGAGGAAGATGGAAACTAAACCCATTTTCAATGACTCGCTCACAGCACTTCATACTCCTCCGCTTGATGGGCTCTAAGTACATTCAGGCATTTTACTTTTAGTGAAATGCTGCATGTATAGACTTCAGCTTGAGCCTTAACTGTGAACTGCTTGCCTGGTCAACAGCCAGCTATCGCAAACACTTCTGTATTTATAGGAATTCTGCAGAAAATAGattaaaacaaacccaaacaaaccc includes:
- the UPF1 gene encoding regulator of nonsense transcripts 1 isoform X1; this encodes MSVEAYGPSSQTLTFLDTEEAELLGADTQGSEFEFTDFTLPSQTQTPPGPGQAGPGQGQGPPGPGQGPPGPIEAQVNGPDGILQNGAVDDNVAKTSQLLAELNFEEDEEDTYYTKDLPVHACSYCGIHDPACVVYCNTSKKWFCNGRGNTSGSHIVNHLVRAKCKEVTLHKDGPLGETVLECYNCGCRNVFLLGFIPAKADSVVVLLCRQPCASQSSLKDINWDSSQWQPLIQDRCFLSWLVKIPSEQEQLRARQITAQQINKLEELWKENPSATLEDLEKPGVDEEPQHVLLRYEDAYQYQNIFGPLVKLEADYDKKLKESQTQDNITVRWDLGLNKKRIAYFTLPKTDSDMRLMQGDEICLRYKGDLAPLWKGIGHVIKVPDSSTDYGDEIAIELRSSVGAPVEVTHNFQVDFVWKSTSFDRMQSALKTFAVDETSVSGYIYHKLLGHEVEDVIIKCQLPKRFTAQGLPDLNHSQVYAVKTVLQRPLSLIQGPPGTGKTVTSATIVYHLARQGNGPVLVCAPSNIAVDQLTEKIHQTGLKVVRLCAKSREAIDSPVSFLALHNQIRNMDSMPELQKLQQLKDETGELSSADEKRYRALKRTAERELLMNADVICCTCVGAGDPRLAKMQFRSILIDESTQATEPECMVPVVLGAKQLILVGDHCQLGPVVMCKKAAKAGLSQSLFERLVVLGIRPIRLQVQYRMHPALSAFPSNIFYEGSLQNGVTAADRVKKGFDFQWPQPDKPMFFYVTQGQEEIASSGTSYLNRTEAANVEKITTKLLKAGAKPDQIGIITPYEGQRSYLVQYMQFSGSLHTKLYQEVEIASVDAFQGREKDFIILSCVRANEHQGIGFLNDPRRLNVALTRARYGVIIVGNPKALSKQPLWNHLLNYYKEQKVLVEGPLNNLRESLMQFSKPRKLVNTINPGARFMTTAMYDAREAIIPGSVYDRSSQGRPSNMYFQTHDQIGMISAGPSHVTAMNIPIPFNLVMPPMPPPGYFGQANGPAAGRGAPKGKTGRGGRQKNRFGIPGTSQSNLPNSQASQDVVSQPFSQGPLTQGYISMSQPSQMSQPGLSQPELSQDSYLGDEFKSQIDVALSQDSTYQGERAYQHGGVTGLSQY
- the UPF1 gene encoding regulator of nonsense transcripts 1 isoform X2 — encoded protein: MSVEAYGPSSQTLTFLDTEEAELLGADTQGSEFEFTDFTLPSQTQTPPGPGQAGPGQGQGPPGPGQGPPGPIEAQVNGPDGILQNGAVDDNVAKTSQLLAELNFEEDEEDTYYTKDLPVHACSYCGIHDPACVVYCNTSKKWFCNGRGNTSGSHIVNHLVRAKCKEVTLHKDGPLGETVLECYNCGCRNVFLLGFIPAKADSVVVLLCRQPCASQSSLKDINWDSSQWQPLIQDRCFLSWLVKIPSEQEQLRARQITAQQINKLEELWKENPSATLEDLEKPGVDEEPQHVLLRYEDAYQYQNIFGPLVKLEADYDKKLKESQTQDNITVRWDLGLNKKRIAYFTLPKTDSDMRLMQGDEICLRYKGDLAPLWKGIGHVIKVPDNYGDEIAIELRSSVGAPVEVTHNFQVDFVWKSTSFDRMQSALKTFAVDETSVSGYIYHKLLGHEVEDVIIKCQLPKRFTAQGLPDLNHSQVYAVKTVLQRPLSLIQGPPGTGKTVTSATIVYHLARQGNGPVLVCAPSNIAVDQLTEKIHQTGLKVVRLCAKSREAIDSPVSFLALHNQIRNMDSMPELQKLQQLKDETGELSSADEKRYRALKRTAERELLMNADVICCTCVGAGDPRLAKMQFRSILIDESTQATEPECMVPVVLGAKQLILVGDHCQLGPVVMCKKAAKAGLSQSLFERLVVLGIRPIRLQVQYRMHPALSAFPSNIFYEGSLQNGVTAADRVKKGFDFQWPQPDKPMFFYVTQGQEEIASSGTSYLNRTEAANVEKITTKLLKAGAKPDQIGIITPYEGQRSYLVQYMQFSGSLHTKLYQEVEIASVDAFQGREKDFIILSCVRANEHQGIGFLNDPRRLNVALTRARYGVIIVGNPKALSKQPLWNHLLNYYKEQKVLVEGPLNNLRESLMQFSKPRKLVNTINPGARFMTTAMYDAREAIIPGSVYDRSSQGRPSNMYFQTHDQIGMISAGPSHVTAMNIPIPFNLVMPPMPPPGYFGQANGPAAGRGAPKGKTGRGGRQKNRFGIPGTSQSNLPNSQASQDVVSQPFSQGPLTQGYISMSQPSQMSQPGLSQPELSQDSYLGDEFKSQIDVALSQDSTYQGERAYQHGGVTGLSQY